A window of Flavobacterium branchiarum genomic DNA:
ATTCATTGACTCTTATTATTTGAACATAACAAAAGATAATACTCTTATTTGTACTGGATTTTTATCTCCTATTATAAAAGGATTTTTAAAAAGTAAAAAGAGAGAGATGGTCTCTGATGAAATATTTATCGTAAAAAATGATTGTAAAACGCTTGCAGAGAAAGAAAATAAAGTAATTAGTGTTAGCTCATTATATCCAGAGAAAGTAAGTAAGGTGTCCGAATATGTTCCTTATAAAGTTAGAGAAGTTCACGAACTAAATGACGGTAGCCTCTCTATTGTTGCAGAACAATATAAAGCAGTTTATCATTCCGGATATAAAGGAAATGGCTATTTTGTATACTATTATTGTGATATTGCGGTAATAAACCTGGATAATAAATCTCAAGTAAAAGGAATGGTGAAAATTCCTAAATACCAACAGGATGTGAGAAACCCATCATTGTTAACTACTACTTACAAAGGCAAAACCTATGTAGTCTATGAAGATGAAACTAAAAATGACAACGTAAATACGGATAAAGAAATCAAAAAGAGTACATCTAGTATTTTCTCAAGAGACAAGAATAATTCCTTATTTCTTGTTACGGTTAATGCAAAAGGTGAAATGAAAAAAGAGATTATATATTCTTATGATAAAAGTGAAATTAGATCCAATTTTAGTAAATGTGAAGTAATTAAAGATGGTGAAATCATGCTAAATGCCAATGACTATATTGGTATCTTGAAAATCAAATAAATCTCTTACTTTATTAATAGAATACATTTTATGTACTTTACTGAAAAGAAAGCACAAGCTCGTAAAGCATAATGGTATTTATAATATAGTATTCAATCTTAACGCTAGAAATCAGCATAAAAAACGCCAATAGGCGTTTTTTCCTTTTTATATATGTTCTTTGTTTCCCTATTACATTCATTACATGCTATCTTAAAAAGCTTTTCAGTAAACAGCTATTTTTTATTAACGTCGTTGAACTCAATAGTAAAACGATACTAACGAGAGGGTACTAATACAATTCAAAATGGTAAAGGGTATTAAATAACAAAAAGATTGATTTTGACATAAAGAACATCACTTCTTAACAGTAAGAAACAGTCTCAAAATTAATTTTATCCAAGAATAGCATAACACCTTAACTTAGCAAATTAATACTATTTGACAAAAAATTAGTTCAGTATTTTTTCGAAATCCCCTATAAATGTAAGTTATTACATTTGTTTTAATTAGACCAAGTCTTTATTTGTAAGAAATTATTATATATTTACATATAGATAACTCATTACATGCTACTTGACATTACTAATAATTGATACAATTAAGAATATGGCTACTTTAGGAATATTAAAATTAGACAATGTAGAATATAGGTTAATCACATTTAACTATAAATCTACACAACCACTCGACGCAATGGGCAAACCATCTGGAAAGCCTACTGGATGCTTAATTGATTTAACAATTGAATCTGACAGTAGCACCGCTCTTTTACAATGGACTCTTAACAATGAGGCGAAGGACGGTATAATTATATTTTATAAAGCTGATGCGATGAGCAAATTTAAAGATGTTGAATTTAAAAAAGCATATTGTATCTCTCATTATGAAATATTTGAAGCTAACGGAACGCTACCCATGCGTCAATTGATAAGAATATACGAATCAAGACAAGAAATTGCTAAAAAAGAAATTGCTCCACCTAAACAACTAATACAACAAGAACCTGAAAAAAAAATAATTGAAATCAAATGGATGTGTGGGAAAATGAAGGATTCTATAAATGAAGCAGGCATCGGAGAAAAAACAAGTTTTTTAGTCAAAACTGAAAATTACAAACAAGGTGAAACAATAACTATAATAGTTGATGAAGCAGACGGAAAAGACCTAAAAACCAACACTAAAGAAATCTCTTATAGTGGCAAAGTAAATGCTGAGGGTATTGCAGAACTAAAAGAGCAAGTAAAAATACAAACCGTATAAAAACAACCAAATGGATAGAATTTTTAGAATTAAATCAGTTAACGGAGATACAAGCTTCCAACACGTACAATTAAAGATCACCCCAAATGTCGATGGAGATTATTTTGACATGCAAGGAAATTATTTAGGCTCAACCGAAAATAGCAAAAAAAAAATTTATATTATTGGTCGTGATTCTTTAGCAATGCCATATTCGATGAGTTACATTCCCGGAGATTTCTTTGATAAACAAGTTTCTTTTACAGGAACAGGAAATATTGTAAATTTAAGAGCAGGCACAAAATACGGGACTATAATAACTGATGTATTGAGAGATATGCAGTTAATCGTTGCTAAAAAAATTATGAATCATTATTATACTGATGCAAGGTTATGATTTGAATGAACTGAAGTATAAAACTATCACGCAGGTTCCCAGCAAAATACCAGGAGGAACATTTGCCTTAACGAGAGTGGGAGGTGCAACACCTCATTCGGAAGAGCTAAGAGAAGGAGAAAAAGATATAAGTGTAAATCTTTTGCATTTCGGAACTCATATAATTACTGGTTGGGATGCAATAAATCTTTTTTCTCATGAAAGAGGACAACACATGGTGGATCTTATGAAATATAAAGAAACTATCTACACTGTTTTCTCTGGTCCTCATGAAATCGAGCGTCGAGCCTATATGTTTCAGATAAATCATCCAAGCTGGACAAAAACTACCCCTGAATTTAAAAAACAAATTTGGTATGTAATTTCACAGTATGTACATAAAACAGAATATGAACCTTATTTTAAAGAGTTAATATGAAAAAATATATAATTTTAGCTTTATTGTGTTTATCATGTAATGTAAAATCTAAGAAAGATGAACCTTGTGTACAGAAAATGGAATACTTTCCTC
This region includes:
- the tssD gene encoding type VI secretion system tube protein TssD translates to MTLLIIDTIKNMATLGILKLDNVEYRLITFNYKSTQPLDAMGKPSGKPTGCLIDLTIESDSSTALLQWTLNNEAKDGIIIFYKADAMSKFKDVEFKKAYCISHYEIFEANGTLPMRQLIRIYESRQEIAKKEIAPPKQLIQQEPEKKIIEIKWMCGKMKDSINEAGIGEKTSFLVKTENYKQGETITIIVDEADGKDLKTNTKEISYSGKVNAEGIAELKEQVKIQTV